One Solanum pennellii chromosome 9, SPENNV200 DNA segment encodes these proteins:
- the LOC107031241 gene encoding fructose-1,6-bisphosphatase, chloroplastic, with product MAASAATATATTSYLSALDKKTPFLFALDKKTPFLCSKNSTKRRSFNGGVKCMAIETASGVTQTKKKSGYELQTLTSWLLRQEQAGVIDAELTIVISSISMACKQIASLVQRAGISNLTGVQGAVNIQGEDQKKLDVVSNEVFSNCLRSSGRTGIIASEEEDVPVAVEESYSGNYIVVFDPLDGSSNIDAAVSTGSIFGIYSPNDECLADLGDDSTLDNIEQKCIVNVCQPGTNLLAAGYCMYSSSVIFVLTLGNGVFSFNLDPMYGEFVLTQENVQIPKSGKIYSFNEGNYQLWDDRLKKYIDDLKDPGPSGKPYSARYIGSLVGDFHRTLLYGGIYGYPRDKKSKNGKLRLLYECAPMSFIVEQAGGKGSDGHQRVLDIQPTEIHQRVPLYIGSTEEVEKLEKYLS from the exons ATGGCAGCATCAGCAGccacagcaacagcaacaacttCATATTTAAGTGCTCTAGACAAAAAGACTCCATTTTTATTTGCCTTAGACAAAAAGACTCCATTTTTATGCTCAAAAAACAGCACAAAGAGAAGGTCATTTAATGGAGGAGTTAAGTGCATGGCAATAGAGACAGCTTCAGGTGTTACACAAACCAAGAAAAAGAGTGGCTATGAGTTACAAACTTTAACAAGTTGGCTATTGAGACAAGAACAAGCTGGAGTTATTGATGCTGAACTTACCATAGTAATTTCAAGTATCTCAATGGCTTGTAAACAGATTGCTTCTTTGGTCCAAAGAGCTGGAATTTCTAACCTTACTGGAGTTCAAGGTGCTGTCAATATTCAAGGAGAAGATCAGAAGAAACTTGATGTTGTCTCTAATGAG GTTTTCTCGAATTGTCTAAGATCAAGTGGAAGGACTGGGATTATAGCATCAGAAGAAGAGGATGTACCTGTGGCAGTGGAAGAGAGTTACTCAGGCAACTACATTGTGGTGTTTGATCCTCTTGATGGATCATCAAACATTGATGCTGCTGTGTCTACCGGTTCTATCTTTGGAATATACAGCCCGAATGATGAGTGCCTAGCTGATCTTGGAGATGATTCCACG CTTGACAATATAGAGCAGAAGTGCATCGTGAATGTATGTCAACCAGGGACAAACCTTCTTGCAGCAGGATACTGCATGTACTCAAGCTCTGTGATTTTCGTACTCACCTTGGGAAATGGCGTTTTTTCCTTTAACTTGGATCCAATGTATGGAGAATTTGTTCTGACTCAAGAAAATGTCCAAATACCAAAGTCTGGAAAGATCTATTCATTCAATGAAGGAAACTACCAGCTCTGGGATGACAGGTTGAAGAAATATATCGATGACTTGAAAGACCCTGGCCCTAGTGGCAAGCCTTACTCTGCAAGGTACATTGGTAGTTTGGTAGGTGACTTCCATAGAACTCTTCTATATGGTGGCATTTATGGTTATCCTAGAGACAAAAAGAGCAAGAATGGAAAGTTGAGGCTTTTGTACGAGTGTGCTCCCATGAGCTTCATTGTGGAACAAGCTGGTGGCAAAGGATCCGATGGTCACCAAAGAGTTCTCGATATCCAACCAACTGAG ATACATCAACGAGTTCCATTGTACATTGGAAGCACAGAAGAAGTTGAAAAATTGGAGAAGTACTTGTCTTAA
- the LOC107030628 gene encoding uncharacterized protein LOC107030628: MASSMKSSLILFLTCSLFLQVTYAVYKTEVKCESLPNGDCAFAISSTGKRCVLEKAKTPKDDLISSEYECKTSEVMVQNMKEHIETDECIESCGLNRNFFGISSDDLLEPQFVSKLCAPACYQQCPNIVDLYFNLAVAEGAYLPDLCNKNNKLKSSGAAEDGVDAPAPSPSSF, from the exons aTGGCCTCATCAATGAAATCATCTTTGATCCTTTTCTTGACATGTTCCCTTTTCCTTCAGGTCACTTATGCTGTGTATAAGA CTGAGGTGAAATGTGAGAGTTTGCCAAATGGTGATTGTGCATTTGCAATTTCATCAACAGGAAAAAGGTGTGTATTAGAAAAAGCAAAAACACCAAAAGATGACTTAATTAgtagtgaatatgaatgcaaGACATCAGAAGTTATGGTTCAAAACATGAAGGAACACATTGAAACAGATGAATGtattgaatcttgtggtcttaataGAAATTTCTTTGGAATTTCTTCTGATGATTTGCTTGAGCCTCAATTTGTCTCCAAATTATGTGCCCCTGCTTGTTATCAACAATGTCCCAATATTGTTGACCTTTACTTCAACTTGGCTGTCGCTGAAG GAGCATACTTGCCAGACCTATGCAACAAGAACAATAAGTTGAAGAGCAGTGGTGCTGCTGAAGATGGTGTTGATGCTCCTGCTCCATCTCCTTCTTCattctaa